A stretch of Flavobacterium sp. N2270 DNA encodes these proteins:
- a CDS encoding universal stress protein encodes MKKILVPIDFSKHAEYALKVAAQIAKKNNGEIFLLHMLELPNAGNDAVSSSHEIPELMLFKNAAIRRMDEAMQADYLEGLKVTKIIQFEMAFDGIIKNGESHEVDLIVMGSHGARGFQEMFIGSNTEKVVRNSNVPVLVIKKEEPNFSAEKFVFASDFSEETIKPFEKVAAFAEKFNSKLHLANINTPNNFKSTRVAEKIMEDFVNKTSAKNVTTHIYNDINVEKGILHFAKSIDADLIGMCTHGRKGISHFFNGSISEDLVNHAKRPVITFKI; translated from the coding sequence ATGAAAAAAATTTTAGTACCAATCGACTTTTCAAAACATGCTGAATACGCTTTAAAAGTAGCCGCTCAAATAGCTAAAAAAAATAACGGGGAAATCTTCTTATTACACATGCTTGAATTACCAAACGCAGGTAACGACGCAGTTTCTAGTTCACATGAAATTCCCGAATTGATGCTATTTAAAAACGCAGCTATTAGAAGAATGGACGAGGCAATGCAAGCAGATTACCTAGAAGGACTAAAAGTTACAAAAATAATACAATTTGAAATGGCTTTTGATGGAATTATCAAAAACGGAGAAAGTCACGAAGTAGATTTAATCGTAATGGGATCACATGGAGCAAGAGGGTTTCAAGAAATGTTTATAGGATCTAATACAGAAAAAGTAGTTAGAAATTCTAATGTACCTGTATTAGTAATTAAAAAAGAGGAGCCTAATTTTAGTGCTGAAAAATTTGTATTCGCTTCTGATTTCTCAGAAGAAACAATAAAACCTTTTGAAAAAGTAGCTGCTTTTGCTGAAAAATTCAATTCTAAACTTCATTTAGCCAACATAAACACTCCTAACAACTTTAAATCAACAAGGGTTGCAGAGAAAATTATGGAAGATTTTGTTAATAAAACTTCAGCTAAAAATGTAACAACGCATATTTACAACGATATCAATGTAGAAAAAGGAATTTTACATTTTGCAAAGAGCATTGATGCAGACCTTATAGGAATGTGTACACACGGTAGAAAAGGAATCTCTCACTTCTTTAACGGAAGCATCAGTGAAGACTTGGTAAATCACGCAAAAAGACCTGTTATAACTTTTAAAATATAA
- the nusA gene encoding transcription termination factor NusA, whose translation MENIALIDSFSEFKDDKLIDRVTLMAILEDVFRNALKKKYGSDDNFDIIINPDKGDMEIWRNRTVVEDGEVEDSNSEISLSEARRIEPDFEVGEEVSEEVKLIQLGRRAILALRQNLISKIHEHDNTNLYKQFKDLIGDIYTAEVHHVRPKAVILMDDDGNEIVLPKEKQIPSDYFKKGDNVRGIIENVELKGNKPQIIMSRTSPDFLEKLFEQEIPEVFDGLITVKKVVRIPGEKAKVAVDSYDDRIDPVGACVGMKGSRIHGIVRELGNENIDVINYTSNIQLFITRALSPAKVSSVKIDEEKKTAEVFLKVEEVSKAIGRGGHNIKLACLITGYELDVIREGVVEEEDVELREFSDEIEGWIIDEFEKIGLDTAKSVLNQDVVDLVRRTDLEEETILDVVRILKEELED comes from the coding sequence ATGGAGAATATTGCATTAATTGATTCGTTTTCAGAATTTAAAGACGATAAACTCATTGATAGAGTTACCTTAATGGCGATTTTAGAGGATGTTTTTAGAAATGCACTAAAAAAGAAATACGGTTCAGATGATAATTTTGATATTATTATCAATCCAGATAAAGGAGATATGGAGATTTGGAGAAACAGAACTGTTGTTGAAGATGGTGAAGTGGAAGATTCAAATTCAGAAATATCTTTATCTGAAGCAAGAAGAATAGAGCCTGATTTTGAAGTTGGAGAAGAGGTTTCTGAAGAAGTAAAGTTAATTCAATTAGGAAGAAGAGCTATTTTGGCTTTACGTCAAAACTTAATTTCTAAAATTCATGAACACGACAATACAAATCTTTACAAACAATTTAAAGATTTAATAGGAGATATTTATACAGCAGAAGTTCATCACGTTCGCCCAAAAGCTGTAATTTTGATGGATGATGATGGTAATGAAATTGTTTTACCAAAAGAAAAACAAATTCCAAGTGATTACTTCAAAAAAGGAGATAACGTAAGAGGTATTATTGAAAATGTTGAGTTAAAAGGGAATAAACCTCAAATAATTATGTCAAGAACATCGCCAGATTTCTTAGAAAAATTATTTGAACAAGAAATTCCTGAAGTTTTCGACGGATTAATTACGGTTAAAAAAGTAGTTCGTATTCCAGGAGAAAAAGCAAAAGTTGCTGTAGATTCTTATGATGATAGAATTGACCCTGTTGGAGCTTGTGTAGGAATGAAAGGATCTCGTATTCATGGAATTGTTCGCGAATTAGGTAATGAAAATATTGATGTAATTAATTACACTTCAAATATTCAATTGTTTATTACAAGAGCTTTAAGTCCTGCTAAAGTATCTTCAGTTAAAATTGACGAAGAGAAAAAAACTGCTGAAGTTTTCTTAAAAGTAGAAGAAGTTTCTAAAGCAATTGGTAGAGGTGGGCATAATATCAAACTAGCTTGCTTAATAACTGGTTACGAATTAGACGTTATTAGAGAAGGAGTAGTTGAAGAAGAAGATGTTGAGTTAAGAGAATTCTCAGATGAAATCGAAGGATGGATTATTGATGAATTTGAAAAAATAGGTTTAGATACTGCGAAAAGCGTATTAAACCAAGATGTTGTAGACTTAGTGAGAAGAACAGATTTAGAAGAGGAAACTATTTTAGATGTCGTAAGAATATTAAAAGAAGAATTAGAAGATTAA
- the infB gene encoding translation initiation factor IF-2 has product MSDNRVIRINKVLRELNISLDRAVDFLKEKNHEIESSPNAKISQEEYNVLCNQFSADKGKKVASLEVSEEKKKEKEALKKELEKEQELKRQQEAEAERQRQEVIKAKAVVEAPKPVGKIDLNPKKVEVKKQEKTVESTPVESEKVESTIVAEAPKNDKPNKPKVEISKKIEAKVVSKETQVTPAEAPEEEKIATNYQKLSGTTFTGQKIDLSQFNKPKKKKEENKGVKKADDKSAANKGKRKRITKPVPGAKPGGTNTQGGGTKKTFTKDSRFSKGKKVVVQKTEPTEEEVKNQIKETLERLQGKGKKGSKAAKYRKDKRDSHRQRVDDELEQKDLESKILKVTEFVTVGEIASLMDAPITKVIGTCMSLGIMVTMNQRLDAETLSIVADEFGYEIEFITTDIEEAAEIVEDKPEDLVHRAPIVTVMGHVDHGKTSLLDYIRNTNVIGGESGGITQHIGAYGVELEGGETIAFLDTPGHEAFTAMRARGAQVTDIAIIVVAADDDIMPQTKEAISHAQAAGVPMIFAINKVDKQTANPEKIKEKLASMNLLVEDWGGKYQSHDISAKTGLGVKELLEKVLLEAEVLELKANPNKNAIGTVVEAQLDKGRGYVTTILVQAGTLKIGDYMLAGKNHGKVKAMYDERGHNVTVAGPSTPVSILGLDGAPTAGDKFTVYDDEREAKQIAAKRTQLQREQSVRTQKHITLAEIGRRIALGQFKELNIILKGDVDGSVEALADSFSKLSTEEIQINIIHKGVGAITESDVLLASASDAIIIGFNVRPQGNAKQLAEKEEIDIRNYSIIYAAIDDLKDAMEGMLSPELKEEITGTAEIRELFKISKVGTIAGCMVTDGKILRNGQIRLIREGVVIYTGELVALKRFKDDVKEVSKGYDCGMQIKGYNDLKELDVIECFHEVEVKKKLK; this is encoded by the coding sequence ATGTCTGACAATAGAGTAATAAGAATCAACAAAGTTTTAAGAGAGTTAAATATTTCTCTTGATAGAGCTGTGGACTTTTTAAAAGAAAAGAATCATGAAATTGAATCTAGTCCTAATGCTAAAATATCTCAAGAAGAATATAACGTCTTATGCAATCAATTTTCAGCCGATAAAGGTAAAAAAGTTGCATCTCTTGAAGTAAGTGAAGAAAAGAAAAAGGAAAAGGAGGCACTTAAAAAAGAGTTAGAAAAAGAACAAGAGTTGAAGCGTCAGCAAGAAGCAGAAGCGGAAAGACAACGTCAAGAAGTTATTAAAGCTAAAGCTGTTGTTGAAGCACCAAAACCTGTTGGGAAAATTGACCTTAACCCTAAAAAAGTTGAAGTTAAAAAGCAAGAAAAAACTGTTGAATCTACTCCAGTAGAGTCAGAAAAGGTCGAATCAACTATAGTTGCTGAAGCTCCTAAGAATGATAAACCAAATAAACCAAAAGTCGAAATTTCTAAAAAAATAGAGGCTAAAGTAGTTTCAAAAGAAACTCAAGTGACTCCAGCTGAAGCTCCTGAGGAAGAAAAAATAGCAACTAATTATCAAAAACTTTCAGGAACAACTTTCACTGGGCAAAAAATTGATTTAAGTCAGTTTAATAAGCCTAAAAAGAAGAAAGAAGAAAATAAAGGAGTTAAAAAAGCTGATGATAAGTCAGCGGCTAATAAAGGAAAACGTAAACGTATTACTAAGCCTGTGCCAGGCGCAAAACCAGGTGGGACAAACACTCAAGGCGGCGGAACTAAAAAAACTTTCACTAAAGATAGTAGATTTAGTAAAGGTAAAAAAGTTGTTGTCCAAAAAACTGAACCTACTGAGGAAGAAGTTAAAAATCAAATTAAAGAGACTCTTGAAAGACTTCAAGGGAAAGGTAAGAAAGGCTCAAAAGCTGCAAAATACCGTAAAGATAAAAGAGATTCTCACCGTCAACGTGTTGATGATGAATTAGAACAAAAAGATTTAGAAAGTAAAATCTTAAAAGTTACTGAATTTGTAACTGTTGGAGAAATTGCTTCATTAATGGATGCGCCTATTACTAAGGTTATTGGAACATGTATGTCTTTAGGAATCATGGTAACCATGAACCAACGTTTAGACGCAGAGACACTTTCAATTGTTGCAGATGAGTTTGGTTATGAAATTGAATTCATAACTACAGATATTGAAGAAGCAGCTGAAATTGTTGAAGATAAACCAGAAGATTTAGTTCATAGAGCTCCTATTGTTACTGTAATGGGTCACGTAGATCACGGTAAAACATCGCTTTTAGATTATATTAGAAATACAAACGTAATTGGAGGCGAATCGGGTGGAATTACCCAGCATATTGGGGCTTACGGAGTAGAATTAGAAGGTGGTGAAACAATTGCTTTCTTAGATACACCAGGTCACGAAGCATTTACTGCAATGCGTGCGCGTGGTGCTCAAGTTACTGATATTGCTATTATCGTAGTCGCTGCCGATGATGATATTATGCCTCAAACAAAAGAAGCTATAAGTCACGCTCAAGCTGCAGGTGTTCCAATGATATTTGCAATTAATAAAGTTGATAAGCAAACTGCGAATCCTGAGAAAATTAAGGAGAAGTTAGCCTCTATGAATTTATTAGTTGAAGATTGGGGTGGTAAATATCAATCTCATGATATTTCTGCAAAAACCGGACTTGGTGTTAAAGAATTATTAGAAAAAGTATTACTAGAAGCCGAAGTTTTAGAGCTTAAAGCAAATCCAAATAAAAATGCCATAGGTACTGTTGTAGAAGCGCAATTAGACAAAGGTAGAGGTTATGTAACTACGATATTAGTACAAGCAGGAACGTTAAAAATTGGTGATTACATGCTGGCTGGTAAAAATCATGGTAAAGTAAAGGCTATGTATGACGAACGTGGTCATAATGTTACAGTTGCAGGTCCGTCAACTCCAGTATCAATTCTTGGTTTAGATGGAGCACCTACAGCGGGTGATAAGTTTACTGTTTATGATGACGAAAGAGAAGCAAAACAAATTGCAGCTAAACGTACTCAATTACAACGTGAACAATCTGTTCGTACACAAAAGCACATTACACTTGCAGAAATTGGTCGTCGTATTGCATTAGGTCAATTTAAAGAATTAAACATTATCCTTAAAGGAGATGTGGATGGTTCGGTAGAGGCTTTAGCGGATTCATTTTCTAAATTATCAACAGAAGAAATTCAAATAAATATTATTCATAAAGGAGTAGGTGCTATTACAGAATCAGATGTATTGTTAGCATCAGCTTCAGATGCAATTATTATTGGATTTAATGTTCGCCCTCAAGGAAATGCAAAACAATTAGCCGAAAAAGAAGAAATAGATATCCGTAACTATTCTATTATTTATGCAGCTATAGATGATTTAAAAGATGCAATGGAAGGAATGCTTTCTCCAGAGTTAAAAGAAGAGATTACAGGAACTGCAGAAATTAGAGAATTATTCAAAATTTCTAAAGTGGGTACTATTGCAGGTTGTATGGTTACTGATGGTAAGATTTTAAGAAACGGACAAATTCGTTTAATTAGAGAAGGGGTTGTAATATACACTGGAGAATTAGTTGCTTTAAAACGATTTAAAGACGATGTTAAGGAAGTGTCTAAAGGATACGATTGTGGTATGCAGATTAAAGGATACAATGATCTTAAAGAACTTGATGTTATTGAATGTTTCCATGAAGTTGAAGTAAAAAAGAAATTAAAATAG
- the rimP gene encoding ribosome assembly cofactor RimP, with the protein MAFTDKVNQLVEKVLESKQDLFLIDFKVDSSNKIFIILDGDNGVNLQDCIEVSRAVEAELDREEQDFSLEVASAGVSSPLKLVRQYKKNLNRVLKVKKTDNEVIEAQLTAVSDENITLEWKAREPKKVGKGKETVEKKVQLSYSEIKEATVIISF; encoded by the coding sequence ATGGCGTTTACAGATAAAGTAAATCAGTTGGTTGAAAAAGTTTTAGAATCTAAACAAGATTTGTTTTTAATTGATTTTAAAGTTGATAGTTCTAATAAAATTTTTATTATCTTAGATGGTGATAATGGAGTTAACTTGCAAGATTGTATTGAGGTTAGTAGGGCTGTTGAGGCTGAATTAGATAGAGAGGAACAAGATTTTTCATTGGAAGTGGCTTCAGCAGGGGTTTCTAGTCCTTTGAAATTGGTAAGACAGTATAAAAAGAACTTGAATAGAGTTTTAAAAGTAAAGAAAACGGATAATGAAGTTATTGAAGCTCAGTTAACAGCTGTGTCAGATGAAAATATTACTCTTGAATGGAAAGCAAGAGAGCCTAAGAAAGTAGGAAAAGGAAAAGAAACTGTAGAAAAGAAAGTTCAACTTTCATACAGTGAAATTAAAGAAGCAACAGTTATAATATCATTTTAA
- a CDS encoding metallophosphoesterase, producing the protein MIMRWLIPLLLLSIVEIYSFQVVKTVTKTKLFLWIYVFVSLAILSYIIYFIATYDRGAGQNKQSLFTIGLLLITMVPKLVLTLILFGEDVYRFLEGILIRFMGDNDQGSFLPARRKFVSQVALGIAAIPFASLLYGMTIGKYNFKVIKQTLFFPDLPDDFDGITITQISDIHSGSFDNSEKIQYAIDLINEQNSDLVLFTGDIVNTHAKEMHPWIDTFKGIYNPKFGKYSVLGNHDYGEYFQWNSEAEKEENFNAIKDIHRQIDFKLLLNENLKIKKGNSELAIVGVENWGKHFKKVGDLAKASEGLTKDDFKILMSHDPSHWDSEVQHDEKHYQLTLSGHTHGFQFGIEIPGWLKWSPVQYVYKQWAGLYDNLGRYVYVNRGFGFHAYPGRVGIMPEITVLELKKSKKTV; encoded by the coding sequence ATTATTATGCGTTGGCTTATTCCATTACTTTTATTGAGTATTGTTGAAATATATTCGTTCCAAGTAGTTAAAACTGTAACAAAAACTAAACTTTTTTTATGGATTTACGTTTTTGTATCATTGGCTATTTTAAGTTATATTATTTATTTTATTGCTACTTACGATAGAGGTGCAGGACAAAATAAACAATCTCTTTTTACTATTGGATTGTTGCTTATAACAATGGTTCCAAAACTTGTTTTAACATTAATTTTATTTGGAGAAGATGTTTATCGTTTTTTAGAAGGAATATTAATTCGTTTTATGGGTGATAACGACCAAGGTAGTTTTTTGCCCGCTAGAAGAAAATTTGTGAGTCAAGTTGCTCTTGGAATTGCCGCAATACCATTTGCATCATTATTGTACGGAATGACTATTGGTAAATATAATTTTAAAGTAATTAAGCAAACTTTATTTTTTCCTGATTTACCTGATGATTTTGATGGAATAACTATTACTCAGATTTCTGACATTCATAGTGGAAGCTTTGATAATTCTGAAAAAATTCAATATGCGATAGATTTAATTAACGAACAAAATTCTGATTTGGTTTTGTTTACTGGAGATATTGTAAATACGCATGCAAAAGAAATGCATCCTTGGATAGATACTTTTAAAGGGATTTATAACCCGAAATTTGGAAAGTATTCTGTTTTAGGAAATCATGATTATGGAGAATATTTTCAATGGAATTCTGAAGCTGAAAAAGAGGAGAATTTTAACGCAATAAAAGATATTCATCGTCAAATAGATTTTAAATTATTGTTGAATGAGAATTTAAAAATCAAAAAAGGAAATTCTGAATTAGCAATCGTAGGAGTTGAAAACTGGGGAAAACATTTTAAAAAAGTAGGAGATTTAGCAAAAGCTTCTGAGGGTTTAACCAAAGATGATTTTAAGATATTAATGAGTCACGATCCAAGTCATTGGGATTCAGAAGTGCAACACGATGAAAAGCACTATCAACTAACACTTTCTGGTCATACACATGGTTTTCAGTTTGGAATTGAAATTCCGGGTTGGTTAAAATGGAGTCCGGTGCAGTATGTTTATAAACAATGGGCTGGCTTGTATGATAACTTGGGAAGATATGTATATGTGAACAGAGGTTTTGGATTTCATGCTTATCCTGGTAGAGTAGGGATTATGCCTGAAATTACCGTATTAGAGCTAAAAAAATCTAAAAAAACAGTATAA
- a CDS encoding thioredoxin family protein, protein MSKFGELIDAQVPVLIDFFTEWNEPSVAMNEVMRHVAAALGDKARVIKIDVDKNRELAEALRIKGLPTLMIYKGGQMIWRQSGELDANTLISLVQEQA, encoded by the coding sequence ATGTCAAAATTTGGAGAACTAATAGATGCGCAAGTTCCAGTATTAATCGACTTTTTTACAGAGTGGAATGAGCCTTCAGTTGCTATGAACGAAGTGATGCGTCATGTTGCAGCTGCTCTTGGTGACAAGGCAAGAGTAATTAAAATAGATGTTGATAAAAACAGAGAATTAGCCGAAGCTTTAAGAATTAAAGGTTTACCAACTTTAATGATTTATAAAGGAGGTCAAATGATTTGGAGACAAAGCGGCGAATTAGATGCGAATACTTTAATTAGCTTAGTGCAAGAGCAAGCCTAA
- a CDS encoding polysaccharide deacetylase family protein, whose protein sequence is MFKTNRFLKILFPKYIWELPNTEKKIYLTFDDGPIPEITEWVLELLKKEEIKATFFCIGDNVRKYPEIVQKIISNNHSIGNHTYSHLKGWRTPTKTYISNAEACEIKLNSLFKIQNSKLFRPPYGKITPRQSYQLRKLGYKIIMWDVLSYDFDNSLNPDDCLQNTFKNISNGSIIVFHDSIKARRNLQFVLPKLIQQLKEKGFIFDKIN, encoded by the coding sequence ATGTTTAAAACAAATCGGTTTTTAAAAATACTTTTTCCAAAATACATTTGGGAACTACCTAATACTGAAAAAAAAATCTACCTAACATTTGACGACGGACCAATTCCTGAAATAACCGAATGGGTTTTAGAACTTTTAAAAAAAGAAGAAATAAAAGCTACATTTTTTTGTATAGGTGACAATGTTAGGAAATATCCAGAAATTGTTCAAAAAATCATTTCTAACAATCATTCTATAGGAAATCATACATATAGCCATTTAAAAGGATGGAGAACTCCAACAAAAACATACATTAGTAACGCTGAAGCTTGCGAAATAAAACTGAACAGTTTATTCAAAATTCAAAACTCAAAATTATTTCGTCCACCTTATGGCAAAATAACACCAAGACAATCGTATCAATTAAGAAAACTAGGCTACAAAATTATTATGTGGGATGTACTGAGCTATGATTTTGACAATTCTTTAAATCCTGATGATTGTTTGCAAAACACATTCAAAAATATTTCAAATGGAAGCATAATTGTTTTCCACGACAGCATCAAAGCACGTAGAAATTTACAATTTGTATTACCTAAATTAATACAGCAATTAAAAGAAAAAGGTTTTATTTTTGATAAGATAAATTAG
- a CDS encoding DUF2723 domain-containing protein — protein sequence MASFNFKKWNTILGWATFSIALITYSLTVEPSLSFWDCGEYIATSAKLEVGHPPGAPLFQMLGAFFAMFATSASKIALMVNMMSVFSSAFTILFMFWSLTLLFKNFIFKSENNNKNTQIMILGSAFIGSLAYTFSDSFWFNAVEAEVYAMASLFIALLFWLGLRWEQDLDNEKGNKWLLLISLVIGLSFGVHFMALLTIPAIGFLYFFKKYKNISIKSFVIANIIIVAILLFIFKLLLPYTLAFFGKTEIFMVNSLGLPFNSGTIFAFLLIVSFFYFGLNYTRKKELVFYNTLILCTLFILIGFSTWIMLPVRANAEVVINENKPSDAAEVLAYYNREQYGEQHLFYGPQFSDTYSGLDEDNPYKDGKPNYERDYSTGKYIITNNYKNSEQNTDDNHKAFLPRMWSSDHNENYMTFTEPLEFRVNPEYAEESQLIQLVSDFRAAYQTGRVDMEDYDKFLKTYGEYLIIEKPTFISNMKFMFEYQFGYMYWRYLMWNFVGRQNDIQGKYDNLNGNWLSGIPFLDEIRLGSQTNLTTDMTNNRGRNTYFFLPFILGVIGIIYHAKKDIKSFYVLLALFLFTGLALKIYLNERPFEPRERDYALVGSFYVFAMWIGVGVFAIYEGIKKYIKPNIAIPVTLAVTLLTTPVLMAKENWDDHNRSGKHTALAMAKAYLDSCEPNAILFTIGDNDTFPLWYAQEIEGYRTDIRIVNTSLFMTDWYIDQMKRKAYDSEPIPSSFDRNLYRGSNRDYSFLIEKTKDSILLSDLIKFTSLEDDRAKVELRSGQFVNYYPSNKIIIPINKEEIIKNKVVSPKFYDSIVPAIQFTIKGEALYKNRLMMLDIVNENNWKRPIYFTGGSFGEDDYLWMKDYLQLDGMCYKLVPVKTSTGKEGPNPLEMGYLDSDKMYNIVMKWDWGNSGNPDMYHDPETRKNGITYRTNLARLMETLINEGKNDKAEKVIELAMTKMPIEYFEYYTLVEPFAQGYYEIGKKDKARAILKQLIVKYQEELTYFSGLKSSEQRSMAVDIVTDIERYRGLLEIMQISDDLEFYNQEKVKFNNFNKMFELFGREAE from the coding sequence ATGGCATCATTTAATTTCAAAAAGTGGAACACTATACTAGGATGGGCAACTTTTTCCATTGCTTTAATCACTTATTCTTTAACTGTAGAACCCTCTCTAAGTTTCTGGGATTGTGGAGAATACATCGCAACTTCAGCAAAACTAGAAGTAGGACATCCACCAGGAGCTCCTTTATTTCAAATGCTAGGAGCATTCTTTGCAATGTTTGCTACAAGCGCAAGTAAAATTGCCTTAATGGTAAACATGATGTCGGTTTTTTCTAGTGCGTTTACTATCTTGTTTATGTTTTGGTCATTAACACTTTTATTTAAAAATTTTATATTTAAAAGTGAAAATAACAACAAAAACACTCAAATAATGATTTTAGGAAGTGCTTTTATAGGTTCATTAGCTTATACTTTCTCAGATAGTTTTTGGTTTAATGCTGTTGAGGCTGAAGTTTACGCAATGGCTTCATTATTCATTGCGTTATTATTTTGGCTTGGATTAAGATGGGAGCAAGATCTAGATAACGAAAAAGGAAACAAATGGCTTTTATTAATTTCGTTAGTAATAGGACTTTCTTTTGGAGTTCATTTTATGGCTCTATTAACCATTCCCGCAATTGGATTCTTATACTTTTTTAAAAAATATAAAAATATAAGTATAAAAAGTTTTGTTATTGCAAACATTATCATTGTAGCAATTTTATTATTTATTTTTAAATTATTGCTTCCATACACACTTGCATTCTTTGGGAAAACAGAAATTTTCATGGTAAATAGTCTTGGATTACCATTTAACTCGGGAACAATATTCGCTTTTTTACTTATTGTTTCTTTTTTTTATTTTGGACTAAACTATACTCGAAAAAAAGAACTTGTTTTTTACAACACATTAATACTTTGTACATTATTTATCTTAATAGGGTTTTCTACTTGGATAATGCTTCCTGTAAGAGCAAATGCTGAAGTTGTAATTAATGAAAATAAACCTTCTGATGCGGCTGAAGTATTAGCTTACTACAATCGTGAACAATACGGAGAGCAACATTTATTTTATGGACCGCAATTTTCAGACACCTATTCTGGTTTAGATGAAGACAACCCTTATAAAGACGGGAAGCCAAATTACGAAAGAGATTACTCAACTGGAAAGTATATAATTACAAATAATTATAAAAACTCAGAACAAAATACTGATGATAATCACAAAGCATTCTTACCAAGAATGTGGAGTTCAGATCATAACGAAAACTACATGACCTTTACTGAGCCTTTAGAATTTAGGGTTAACCCTGAATATGCAGAAGAAAGTCAGCTAATTCAATTGGTATCTGATTTTAGGGCAGCTTATCAAACTGGCCGAGTTGATATGGAAGATTATGACAAGTTTCTTAAAACTTATGGAGAATATTTAATCATTGAAAAACCAACATTTATTAGCAACATGAAATTTATGTTTGAGTATCAATTTGGCTACATGTATTGGAGATACTTAATGTGGAATTTTGTTGGAAGACAAAATGATATTCAAGGGAAATATGATAATTTAAACGGAAACTGGTTAAGTGGTATTCCATTTTTAGATGAAATACGTTTAGGATCTCAGACAAACCTAACAACTGACATGACAAACAATAGAGGAAGAAACACTTACTTCTTTTTACCTTTTATTTTAGGTGTTATTGGAATTATATATCATGCTAAAAAAGATATCAAAAGTTTTTATGTTCTACTTGCTCTTTTCTTATTTACTGGATTAGCTTTAAAAATATACTTAAACGAAAGACCTTTTGAGCCAAGAGAAAGAGACTACGCTCTGGTTGGCTCATTTTATGTTTTTGCCATGTGGATTGGCGTTGGTGTTTTTGCAATTTATGAAGGAATAAAAAAATACATTAAACCTAATATTGCCATCCCTGTAACATTAGCAGTAACTTTACTTACTACGCCAGTTTTAATGGCTAAAGAAAACTGGGACGATCATAATCGTTCAGGAAAACATACTGCGTTAGCTATGGCTAAAGCGTATTTGGATTCTTGCGAACCTAATGCCATATTATTTACAATTGGAGATAATGACACATTCCCACTTTGGTATGCACAAGAAATCGAAGGCTATAGAACCGATATTAGAATTGTAAACACTAGCTTATTCATGACTGACTGGTATATTGACCAAATGAAGCGAAAAGCTTATGATTCTGAACCTATTCCCTCTTCTTTTGACAGAAATTTATACCGAGGAAGTAACAGAGATTATAGTTTCTTAATCGAAAAAACTAAAGATTCTATTTTATTAAGTGATTTAATAAAATTTACCTCATTAGAAGACGACAGAGCAAAAGTTGAGCTAAGAAGTGGCCAGTTTGTAAACTATTACCCTTCAAACAAAATAATTATTCCAATTAATAAAGAAGAAATTATTAAAAACAAAGTGGTTTCTCCTAAATTTTATGATTCAATTGTTCCTGCTATTCAATTTACAATTAAAGGTGAAGCACTATATAAAAACCGTTTAATGATGTTGGATATTGTAAACGAAAACAACTGGAAAAGACCTATTTATTTTACAGGAGGAAGTTTTGGCGAAGACGATTATTTATGGATGAAAGATTATCTTCAATTAGACGGAATGTGTTACAAATTAGTTCCGGTTAAAACTTCAACCGGAAAAGAAGGTCCTAATCCGTTAGAAATGGGATATTTAGATTCTGATAAAATGTACAACATTGTCATGAAATGGGATTGGGGAAATAGTGGTAATCCAGATATGTATCACGACCCTGAAACACGTAAAAACGGAATCACTTATAGAACTAATCTAGCTCGTTTAATGGAAACATTAATAAATGAAGGCAAAAACGATAAAGCTGAAAAAGTAATTGAACTAGCAATGACTAAAATGCCAATTGAATATTTTGAATATTATACACTTGTTGAACCTTTTGCACAAGGTTACTATGAAATTGGCAAAAAAGACAAAGCAAGAGCTATCTTAAAACAATTGATAGTAAAGTATCAAGAAGAACTAACTTATTTTAGCGGATTAAAATCAAGTGAACAAAGAAGCATGGCTGTAGACATTGTAACCGACATAGAACGATACAGAGGCTTACTAGAAATCATGCAAATTTCAGATGATTTAGAATTTTATAATCAAGAGAAAGTAAAATTTAATAATTTCAACAAAATGTTTGAACTCTTTGGAAGAGAAGCAGAATAA